TTCTGCAAGGCTGTATCTTTTTTATATTGCTCAATATCTTATACTGGGAGGGGGTTATAACAGCATGTTTAAAAAGGTGTTTGAAGTATTTTATATTGTCAAAATAAAATGCCGCCATCACCGCAGCCAAATCGCGATCCAGTTTATTCATACTATCCCTCTTCATTTGATATATGTCAAAAACCTTGTTACACATTTATTATATCAAATTCTTCGTCAAATAAGCAATTCCAATCATATTTCTGCGATAACTTTCTAGCATTTTCCGAACATCTTTCATAAAATTCCTGATCTTTCAGCAACACGTCAACAGCCTTTACAAATTCGCTTTGACTATAGTCTATGGCAATGCCCGCGTTATTGCCTTTCAGTAGCCTACCCATATCCCCTACATCTGTACCTATTACAGGCAACCCCGCTGCCATATACTCTATTACCTTTAAAGGAAAGGCATATCTCACCAGTTCTATCGGCTTTAGCACAGCCACTCCTATCCTGGCGTTGCTGAAATAGCTAGGTAAATCCTCATACTTTACAGTCCCGTTAAATTTAATATAAGCCTCTAAAGACAAATCCCTCACCAGCTGAAATAGCATTTTTTCCTTGCTTCCCTTGCCCAAAATGGTCATTCTTATACCAGGATTGATTTCAACCAACTTGTGCATGCCTCTTATGGCAAACTCCACTCCTGCCCAATCTTCCAGTGCCCCTGAATATATCAAATCCACAGACTTATGAGCACTGTAGTCGACTCTATTCTCTCTGAATAATTTAAGATCAACGCCGTTAGGAATAAAATACACGGGGATCTGCGTTTGATACTTTCTCAGCTCTATAAGTTCTTCGCTTACACATATGACGATATCAGCCCAGTTAAGGCACAATCTTTCCATCTGCCTTACCCTTTCGTATATCACGTCATAATCAAAAAAAGCAGGGAAATAATCTACATCTTCGTAAACCAGTTTGTCTACTCTGCCTTTGCGCTTTAAAATAATCGCTACCAAACCCGCCCATGGGCCTATAGCTATGCATACGTCGTAATGGTCGCTGTCTAACCTGGAATAAGGCAAATATATAGAATTAGGGTTAAAGGTATCAGCAAAGCTAAGAGAGACAATTATATACCTCACATTATCTTCTCTAACATCGTTTATGCTGCCGTTATTCTCAAAAGAAGCCGATAAAACCGTGGTCTTCATGCCTCTTTTTTTAAGGTA
The genomic region above belongs to Caldanaerobius polysaccharolyticus DSM 13641 and contains:
- a CDS encoding glycosyltransferase family 4 protein; translated protein: MSILVITTIDLNKSLTQRPHHMIKYLKKRGMKTTVLSASFENNGSINDVREDNVRYIIVSLSFADTFNPNSIYLPYSRLDSDHYDVCIAIGPWAGLVAIILKRKGRVDKLVYEDVDYFPAFFDYDVIYERVRQMERLCLNWADIVICVSEELIELRKYQTQIPVYFIPNGVDLKLFRENRVDYSAHKSVDLIYSGALEDWAGVEFAIRGMHKLVEINPGIRMTILGKGSKEKMLFQLVRDLSLEAYIKFNGTVKYEDLPSYFSNARIGVAVLKPIELVRYAFPLKVIEYMAAGLPVIGTDVGDMGRLLKGNNAGIAIDYSQSEFVKAVDVLLKDQEFYERCSENARKLSQKYDWNCLFDEEFDIINV